In Oryza brachyantha chromosome 1, ObraRS2, whole genome shotgun sequence, the following are encoded in one genomic region:
- the LOC102708400 gene encoding protein NETWORKED 2A-like codes for MLRRAASNAYSWWWASHIRTTQSKWLDNNVQEMETRVKAMIKLIEIDADTFAKKAELYFKNRPELINYVEETFRSYQAIADRYDRVSGELHKANHTIATAFPEQVQLSLQDDNGDGFPKGITGINISRGTNPAPKRTQTHRRISSQMSKDKAQEEIERLQKKILVLQTEKEFFKSSYESSLTKYLNIERQATEMQEEVWSLQETFSTSAVIEDNEARALMAAQALISCEDKLASLECEQKRSYEETTMEIQRVMDAKKKLTIFKSECGYPFDQKDLYQGIEFCSVPTSIEDNDLILKEHKLELHEISQKVKQKFEASSEAYVVHLAGQVDEFVDKVISLEIAVSSQNAQIDRVKNEADELHKRLDSLADDKAALIEDSSKFSERLKQVEEVLQTIQWIEKSVHTENGHIHMQLTEVNDTLNDFVNKLDVHFTDEIVNSSLESKGIASDEGANKPEACYDSSQDDPGNPCKSTDEGLLDSLDCSSETHEEELDETLVLNGLEGKDKIFLKDYASILRNYKDTKKQLLEIEKKNREYHLEAMSEMKELKSSSATKDDEIRALRRMLSCLQTKLNNSLSQHFEKSKESSKANANPSLEDKEVTEIEENMKISQHEEPHDSSLEDKFRVEISRVLEESLNFWLRFSTSYHYMQKFQKSFDKAKAEMDRLTDTKAQEGSDVVPSCQSTRKLESAALEKKFRDLSTDLQVWLEKNVLLRGELENRFSLLCSIQEEISKITTLGQTDDAHFTPFQSAKFQGEVNNMKQENNKVTKELQAGMDHVRGLQVEVGRALLKLRENVELSIGRSNRTQHSFRSLSVKAGVPLRTFLFGNKPKKASLFSCMGPVMPKPVADMRSGLFR; via the exons ATGttgcggcgcgcggcgagcaaCGCCTACTCATGGTGGTGGGCGAGCCACATCCGCACCACCCAGTCCAAATGGCTCGACAACAACGTCCAAG AGATGGAGACAAGGGTGAAGGCCATGATCAAACTCATAGAGATAGATGCTGATACATTTGCAAAGAAGGCAGAACTATACTTCAAGAACAGACCCGAACTAATAAACTATGTAGAAGAGACATTTAGATCTTACCAGGCGATTGCTGATAGATATGACCGGGTATCAGGGGAGCTTCACAAGGCCAACCACACCATAGCAACTGCGTTTCCAGAGCAAGTCCAGCTCTCTCTGCAAGATGACAATGGTGATGGTTTCCCGAAGGGCATTACAGGGATCAATATCAGCAGAGGAACCAACCCAGCTCCAAAGAGGACACAGACACATAGAAGGATTAGCTCTCAGATGAGTAAAGACAAGGCACAGGAAGAGATTGAGAGGCTACAGAAGAAAATCCTCGTCTTGCAGACTGAAAAGGAATTCTTCAAGAGCTCATATGAATCTTCGTTAACTAAGTATTTGAACATTGAAAGACAGGCGACAGAAATGCAAGAGGAGGTATGGAGCTTGCAGGAGACTTTTAGCACTAGTGCGGTTATTGAAGACAATGAAGCTCGAGCTTTAATGGCTGCACAAGCCCTTATTTCATGTGAGGATAAATTGGCTAGTTTGGAATGTGAGCAAAAGAGATCATATGAAGAGACAACCATGGAGATTCAAAGAGTCATGGATGCAAAGAAGAAGTTAACAATTTTCAAGAGCGAGTGTGGGTATCCTTTTGATCAGAAGGACCTATATCAAGGCATAGAGTTCTGTTCTGTACCTACATCTATAGAGGACAATGATCTAATTCTGAAAGAACACAAGCTTGAGCTGCATGAAATATCCCAAAAGGTCAAACAAAAATTTGAGGCATCCTCAGAGGCATATGTGGTGCATCTAGCCGGGCAGGTTGATGAATTTGTGGATAAGGTCATCAGCCTAGAAATTGCAGTTTCTTCACAAAATGCTCAAATCGATAGAGTGAAAAATGAGGCAGACGAGCTACACAAGCGCTTGGATAGCTTGGCAGATGATAAAGCAGCTTTGATCGAGGATTCTAGCAAGTTTTCTGAAAGATTAAAGCAAGTCGAGGAGGTGTTGCAAACAATACAGTGGATTGAAAAGTCTGTGCACACTGAGAATGGACATATTCACATGCAACTAACTGAAGTAAATGACACTCTTAATGATTTTGTAAATAAGTTGGATGTCCATTTCACTGATGAAATAGTAAATTCATCCCTGGAGTCTAAAGGCATAGCTTCTGATGAAGGTGCAAATAAACCTGAGGCATGCTATGATTCTTCTCAAGATGATCCTGGAAATCCATGCAAATCAACAGATGAAGGATTATTGGACTCATTAGATTGCTCTAGCGAGACACATGAGGAAGAGCTAGATGAAACTTTAGTTCTGAATGGGCTAGAGGGTAAggataaaattttcttaaaagatTATGCATCCATCCTTCGTAACTACAAAGATACAAAGAAACAACTTTTAGAAATCGAGAAGAAAAATCGAGAGTATCATCTTGAGGCAATGTCAGAGATGAAGGAGTTAAAAAGTTCTAGTGCAACAAAAGATGATGAGATTCGCGCTCTTAGACGAATGTTGAGCTGTTTACAAACCAAGCTCAACAATTCTCTATCTCAGCATTTTGAAAAGTCTAAAGAATCATCTAAAGCAAACGCCAATCCTAGCCTTGAAGATAAAGAGGTCACTGAGATtgaagaaaacatgaagataaGCCAACATGAAGAACCACATGATTCATCATTGGAGGATAAATTCAGAGTTGAAATCAGCAGAGTACTGGAGGAAAGCCTGAATTTCTGGTTGAGATTCAGTACATCTTATCATTACATGCAGAAGTTCCAGAAATCATTTGATAAAGCAAAAGCTGAGATGGATAGACTTACTGATACCAAAGCACAGGAAGGCTCAGATGTCGTGCCTTCTTGTCAATCAACTAGAAAACTAGAGTCAGCTGCGCTTGAAAAGAAGTTCCGTGACTTGAGCACCGATCTGCAGGTATGGTTGGAAAAGAATGTGCTGCTGCGAGGGGAACTAGAGAATAGATTCTCATTGCTTTGCAGCATACAAGAGGAGATATCAAAGATTACAACATTGGGCCAAACTGATGATGCTCATTTCACTCCTTTCCAGTCTGCAAAGTTCCAAGGAGAGGTCAACAATATGAAGCAAGAGAACAACAAGGTTACCAAAGAGCTACAAGCTGGGATGGACCATGTGAGGGGCCTCCAAGTGGAGGTTGGGAGGGCTCTTTTGAAGCTCAGAGAGAATGTTGAACTGTCTATTGGAAGAAGCAACCGAACACAACATAGCTTCAGATCTTTGTCAGTGAAGGCTGGAGTACCCCTTCGAACTTTCCTATTTGGTAATAAGCCAAAGAAAGCGTCGCTCTTTTCGTGCATGGGTCCTGTGATGCCAAAGCCAGTTGCTGACATGAGGTCAGGGCTTTTTAGATGA
- the LOC102708117 gene encoding zinc finger protein CONSTANS-LIKE 2-like, whose translation MFRHSSSASSVGSYGSDVSFMHHPAASLSSGAAVPTQIPRVAGGYLDGGNVSGAFPPFGAASSSPPSYSSSLPSSYYNNIQRSISSHSLPHHLQLTDHLGAGGSAFFSSPSSHQLPLPPPLSSSPSSSSGDLFEFTSPCPVRRVFSTGDLQGMNGSSPPRPLPSGESCGQDGGGPFSQKVGRYSAEERKERIERYRVKRHQRNFNKKITYACRKTLADSRPRVKGRFARNGEAEADGDDREAFDGSYGYSAAGYSDYRSSSTSVNSYYQHHNKDGAATAASSSFVGGSENGEWWWRAPGATTAEAERQRQAGFDVDEELWATLGDMLSVNLAS comes from the exons ATGTTTCGCCATTCATCCTCTGCCTCGTCGGTGGGTTCCTACGGCAGCGACGTCAGCTTCATGCACCACCCGGCGGCGAGCCTCtccagcggcgccgccgtcccgacGCAGATCcctcgcgtcgccggcggctacCTCGACGGCGGCAATGTTAGTGGCGCGTTCCCTCCCTTcggcgccgcgtcgtcgtcgcccccgtCCTACTCCTCGTCGCTCCCTTCGTCCTACTACAACAACATCCAGAGGAGCATCAGCTCTCACTCCCTCCCGCATCACCTCCAGCTCACCGACcacctcggcgccggcggcagcgcattcttctcgtcgccgtcgtctcaCCAGctgcctctgccgccgccgctctcctcctcgccgtcctcctcctccggtgaCCTCTTCGAGTTCACCTCGCCATgccccgtccgccgcgtcTTCAGCACCGGCGACCTCCAG GGGATGAATGGatcgtcgccgccacggccgctcCCGTCCGGCGAGAGCTGCGGCCAAGACGGCGGCGGGCCATTCTCGCAGAAGGTCGGGCGATACAGCGccgaggagaggaaggagaggatCGAGAGGTACCGCGTAAAGCGGCACCAGAGGAACTTCAACAAGAAGATCACT TACGCGTGCAGGAAGACGCTGGCCGACAGCCGGCCCAGGGTGAAGGGCCGGTTCGCGAGGaacggcgaggccgaggcggatgGCGACGATCGCGAGGCGTTCGACGGCAGCTACGGCTACTCCGCCGCCGGCTACAGCGACtaccgcagcagcagcaccagcgTCAACAGCTACTACCAGCACCACAACAAGGAcggcgccgcgacggcggcttCGTCGTCGTTCGTCGGAGGCAGCGAGAATGGCGAGTGGTGGTGGCGGGCCCCGGGTGCCACCACCGCCGAGGcggagcggcagcggcaggccGGCTTCGACGTCGACGAGGAGCTCTGGGCTACCCTCGGCGACATGCTGTCCGTGAACCTCGCCTCGTAA
- the LOC102722539 gene encoding histone H4 yields the protein MSGRGKGGKGLGKGGAKRHRKVLRDNIQGITKPAIRRLARRGGVKRISGLIYEETRGVLKIFLENVIRDAVTYTEHARRKTVTAMDVVYALKRQGRTLYGFGG from the coding sequence ATGTCGGGGCGCGGCAAGGGCGGCAAGGGGCTCGGCAAGGGCGGCGCGAAGAGGCACCGCAAGGTGCTGCGCGACAACATCCAGGGCATCACCAAGCCGGCGATCCGGAGGCTGGCCAGGAGGGGCGGCGTGAAGCGCATCTCCGGGCTGATCTACGAGGAGACCCGCGGCGTGCTCAAGATCTTCCTGGAGAACGTCATCCGCGACGCCGTCACATACACGGAGCACGCCCGCCGCAAGACCGTCACCGCCATGGACGTCGTGTACGCCCTCAAGCGCCAGGGCCGCACCCTCTACGGCTTCGGCGGCTGA